The proteins below come from a single Microtus ochrogaster isolate Prairie Vole_2 chromosome 22, MicOch1.0, whole genome shotgun sequence genomic window:
- the LOC113455437 gene encoding zinc finger protein 124-like isoform X1, with the protein MGLSWESAMDALTYEDVHVNFTHEEWALLDPSQKSLYKDVMLETYWNLTAGTNGRMRILKNTVKVLEDIEGTLSSKIQKYPILKRIFMNVSNMTKHLDLIRL; encoded by the exons GATGCATTGACCTATGAGGATGTGCATGTGAATTTCACGCATGAAGAGTGGGCTTTGCTGGATCCTTCCCAGAAGagtctctacaaagatgtgatgctggaaaCCTACTGGAACCTCACTGCT GGTACAAATGGGAGGATGAGAATATTGAAGAACACTGTCAAAGTTCTAGAAGACATAGAAG GTACACTATCTTCAAAGATACAAAAATATCCAATACTCAAGAGGATCTTTATGAATGTAAGCAACATGACGAAACATTTGGATCTGATTCGTCTTTAA
- the LOC106143736 gene encoding LOW QUALITY PROTEIN: gastrula zinc finger protein XlCGF7.1-like (The sequence of the model RefSeq protein was modified relative to this genomic sequence to represent the inferred CDS: inserted 1 base in 1 codon; deleted 1 base in 1 codon), producing MFFTGMKAVILERNPMDVIXCGKAFPYKSHLQMHERIHTGEKPYECNHCGKTFSSKSHLKSHERTHTGEKPYECNHCGKVFAYKSNLQIHERSHTGERPYGCNHCGKTFSSKSRLKSHERIHTGEKPYECRQCGKVFAYNSLLHRHENSHTGEKPYRCHLCGKAFSSKSHLKSHEIIHTGEKPYECNQCGKAFAHKRNLQTHERTHTGERLYKSNHCGKVFANKNHLQIHERSHTGEKTYGYS from the exons ATGTTCTTCACAGGCATGAAAGCAGTCATattggagagaaaccctatggatGTAA ACTGTGGCAAAGCCTTTCCATATAAAAGTCATCTTCAAATgcatgaaagaattcatactggagagaaaccctatgaatgtaatcactGTGGTAAAACCTTTTCATCTAAAAGTCATCTTAAATCACATGAAAGaactcatactggagagaaaccctatgaatgtaatcattGTGGTAAAGTCTTTGCCTATAAAAGTAATcttcaaatacatgaaagaagTCATACTGGGGAGAGACCCTATGGATGTAATCACTGTGGTAAAACCTTTTCATCTAAAAGTCGTCTTAAATcacatgaaagaattcatactggagagaaaccctatgaatgcagACAATGTGGTAAAGTCTTTGCATATAACAGTCTACTTCACCGGCATGAAAACagtcatactggagagaaaccctatagaTGTCATCtctgtggtaaagccttttcatCTAAAAGTCATCTTAAATCACATGAAataattcatactggagagaaaccctatgagtgtaatcaatgtgggaaagcctttgccCATAAACGTAATcttcaaacacatgaaagaacTCATACTGGAGAAAGACTCTAT AAAAGTAATCACTGTGGTAAAGTCTTTGCTAATAAAAATCATcttcaaatacatgaaagaagtcatactggagagaaaaCTTACGGATATAGTTAA